The following are encoded together in the Bacteroidota bacterium genome:
- a CDS encoding deoxyribodipyrimidine photo-lyase, protein MQHPPILVWLRRDLRLHDNPALFHAAATGRPIVPVFIWSPEEAGAWAPGGAHKWWFHHSLLSFRESLAACGASLVIRSGSSERELNAILATTGADAVYWNTRYEPEGKAIDAAILATLKARGISVTPFASHLLHQPDLIKTGSGLPYKVFTPFWKKIHATMEVPAQLPAPASLVASTSQPDSVPIEALDLLPQRNWADGFPSLWTPGEQAARERLTYFCDHLMVAYPKQRDIPEDDGTSQLSPYLHFGEISPRQIWQAVSEKMHDPALQEAGVCYLREIAWREFSYHLIHHFPQTAQENLRPAFDHFPWNTNADWLKRWQTGTTGYPIVDAGMRQLWHTGWMHNRVRIVVASFLTKHLRMHWQHGARWFWDTLVDGNLANNTMGWQWSAGSGADAQPFFRIFNPIAQSERFDAKGTYIKRWVPELGKLPAKYVHTPWTLPRPMQEHLGFYPGKAYPLPVVDHKTAREAALAAYQTIRK, encoded by the coding sequence CAGAAGAAGCGGGTGCCTGGGCACCAGGAGGGGCGCACAAGTGGTGGTTTCATCACAGCTTGCTCAGTTTTCGGGAAAGCCTCGCTGCATGCGGGGCTTCCCTGGTTATTCGAAGTGGATCAAGCGAACGTGAACTGAATGCCATCCTTGCTACTACCGGAGCTGATGCCGTCTACTGGAATACCCGATATGAACCTGAAGGCAAAGCCATTGACGCAGCAATATTAGCAACGCTAAAAGCCCGGGGGATTTCTGTCACACCTTTTGCAAGCCATTTGCTGCATCAGCCCGACCTGATCAAGACCGGCTCAGGTTTGCCCTACAAGGTGTTTACACCTTTCTGGAAGAAAATACACGCAACCATGGAAGTACCAGCCCAACTGCCGGCACCGGCGTCCCTGGTTGCGTCCACTTCCCAACCCGATTCAGTCCCGATCGAAGCGCTTGACTTGTTGCCGCAACGCAACTGGGCAGACGGCTTCCCTTCGCTATGGACGCCTGGCGAACAAGCAGCTCGTGAGCGCTTGACATATTTCTGTGACCACCTGATGGTGGCCTACCCTAAACAACGCGATATTCCGGAAGATGATGGTACGTCGCAGCTGTCTCCATACTTGCATTTTGGAGAAATAAGCCCACGACAGATTTGGCAAGCGGTCTCTGAAAAAATGCATGACCCCGCGCTGCAGGAGGCAGGGGTCTGTTATCTCCGAGAAATTGCATGGCGCGAGTTTTCGTACCACCTCATCCACCATTTCCCACAAACGGCACAGGAGAACCTGCGGCCGGCGTTTGACCATTTCCCCTGGAATACAAATGCGGATTGGCTGAAGCGCTGGCAAACCGGCACAACGGGTTATCCGATAGTAGATGCCGGCATGCGGCAATTGTGGCACACAGGCTGGATGCATAACAGGGTTCGCATCGTTGTCGCATCATTCCTGACCAAACACTTGCGGATGCACTGGCAGCACGGCGCCCGATGGTTCTGGGATACGCTTGTTGATGGTAACCTGGCCAACAACACGATGGGCTGGCAATGGTCTGCCGGCAGCGGCGCGGATGCACAGCCGTTCTTCCGCATTTTCAACCCGATTGCGCAGAGTGAGCGGTTTGATGCAAAAGGGACCTATATCAAACGGTGGGTCCCTGAACTCGGAAAGCTGCCGGCCAAATATGTCCACACGCCGTGGACCCTCCCCCGTCCCATGCAGGAACACCTTGGCTTTTATCCAGGAAAAGCTTATCCACTCCCTGTTGTTGACCACAAAACAGCCCGTGAAGCAGCATTAGCGGCTTACCAGACCATTCGTAAATAA
- a CDS encoding GNAT family N-acetyltransferase, producing MSAAFTVQVATTEHLSYAEAVCKLIEDAAKKRGTGIAKRDPEYIRGKMRDGKAVIALHTGGALAGFCYIETWSHNKYVANSGLIVSPDFRKAGLARKIKETAFELSRKKYPDAKLFGITTSLAVMKINSDLGYKPVTFSELTTDEEFWNGCRSCPNFDILTRTDRKMCLCTGMLCDPNATDDVETTADVTGVKESTQQH from the coding sequence ATGAGTGCCGCATTTACCGTTCAGGTTGCGACCACGGAGCACCTGTCCTATGCTGAAGCTGTATGTAAATTAATCGAAGACGCAGCCAAAAAACGCGGAACGGGTATTGCCAAGCGCGATCCCGAGTACATTAGAGGGAAAATGCGAGATGGCAAGGCGGTCATTGCCCTGCATACAGGTGGTGCCTTGGCTGGATTCTGCTACATCGAAACCTGGAGCCACAACAAGTATGTGGCAAACTCCGGCTTGATTGTGTCCCCTGACTTCAGAAAAGCCGGCCTCGCCCGTAAAATCAAAGAAACAGCCTTCGAACTGTCGCGCAAGAAATATCCAGATGCCAAACTCTTCGGGATTACCACGAGTCTGGCAGTCATGAAGATCAACTCTGATTTGGGATATAAACCTGTTACATTTTCCGAATTGACAACCGACGAAGAATTCTGGAACGGTTGCCGCAGTTGCCCTAACTTTGACATCCTCACCCGAACAGATCGGAAGATGTGCCTCTGTACCGGTATGTTGTGCGATCCGAATGCGACGGACGACGTTGAGACCACTGCAGATGTTACTGGCGTCAAAGAATCAACGCAACAACATTAA